A genome region from Sphingobacteriaceae bacterium GW460-11-11-14-LB5 includes the following:
- a CDS encoding SusC/RagA family TonB-linked outer membrane protein, with translation MKINLLKITGLSAAIVLLNSPAFSMNPEWEGTGGGLYANSFTGYVQTQKNVAGTVVDENGQPVPGVGIKNITSGKGAVTDVAGKFTIEASTGDVIRISYVGYLTQNITITNQNTLNIKLVVSADTKLDDVVVVGYGSRSQRELTSAITKVDTSQFRQSGARNALDLLQGKVAGLQITRSSSNPNTGVAIQLRGVTSISGTASPLIVIDGIPGGNLDLLQQDDIESFTVLKDGSAAAIYGTRANAGVILVTTKKGRKGAAQFSYNGYAKHETLYERPDFMNATQFREKIAAGQYTAKDYGGDFNYFDDLINKDNLTNYQNLSVSGGSDKSNYRGSFTYNKLDGFARENSREQYQFRMSLTQKGFKDKVTAMFNVASNINRANLLGGGGWEAVLTKNPTESYYNPNGSYLFTRNITNEIARLAQETSKRNQQTYSVDGKIDIDIMKDLKASAFVAYQRNQFVDNQYRLLGSQNSVENGDAPGGGYAYKGTELNENFNFEPTIEYSKTIKDKHRLTGMIGYSYRYEVNESFSANNRGYTNDIFEENNLGSVPVAVNRIGIASNKNDNTLIALFGRVHYTFDGKVNFEAVLRREGSSKFGANNKWASFPAVSASWEITREKFMENAKWLNFLKIRAGYGETGNSGFANYASLVTLSTGNLYPFPGGQWLQTYGPSRNPNPNLRWERKKEYNLGLDFAMFNNKLSGSVDVFKRDIEDLLYTYTSPQPPYVASTIYTNVGTISAKGIELTLSYAAIKNKDFSWNVDFAGSTIDNKLVTFSNDEFRRDMEQFGGIGGAGDLGNAFRTYEGRNIGEFWGKRFNSFTPDGKWLFTNRAGQAVPNAQINTSPFRDQTDLQVIGNAIPKYYLSLGNTFTYKQFDLRIFLRSKLDFDVLNTVALSYGNKFGTQGNLLNSAFTKYAEINDTYMYSDYYLENGSFLKVDEVTLGYTFKFKDKAIRSLRLYAVGQNLALLTGYTGNDPDLIQDTGLGQEINGRSLGIDTRSPYPTTRSFVFGVNFGF, from the coding sequence ATGAAAATTAATTTACTTAAAATTACGGGGCTGTCTGCTGCAATTGTGTTGCTAAATAGCCCGGCATTTTCAATGAATCCGGAGTGGGAAGGTACAGGGGGAGGCTTGTATGCAAATTCATTTACCGGGTACGTCCAGACGCAAAAAAATGTGGCAGGAACCGTTGTCGATGAAAATGGCCAGCCAGTACCGGGTGTTGGTATTAAGAATATAACTTCGGGCAAAGGCGCTGTAACAGATGTTGCCGGCAAGTTTACTATCGAAGCCAGTACAGGTGATGTGATCAGGATCAGCTATGTAGGCTATTTAACGCAAAACATTACCATAACAAATCAAAACACATTAAACATTAAATTAGTGGTATCTGCTGATACTAAATTGGATGATGTGGTAGTAGTAGGTTATGGCAGCCGTAGTCAAAGAGAGTTAACATCTGCTATCACTAAAGTAGACACCAGCCAATTCAGGCAAAGTGGTGCTAGAAACGCGCTGGATTTATTACAAGGTAAAGTAGCTGGTTTACAAATTACCAGAAGTAGCTCTAACCCCAACACCGGCGTAGCTATTCAGCTTCGTGGTGTTACTTCAATTTCAGGTACAGCGAGCCCGCTTATTGTAATTGATGGAATTCCAGGTGGTAATTTAGATTTATTACAACAAGATGATATCGAATCTTTCACTGTATTAAAAGACGGTTCTGCGGCAGCAATTTACGGTACCAGGGCCAATGCGGGTGTTATTTTGGTTACCACTAAAAAAGGCCGTAAAGGAGCTGCTCAATTCAGTTACAATGGTTACGCAAAACACGAAACATTGTACGAGCGTCCTGATTTCATGAATGCAACTCAATTCAGAGAAAAAATTGCAGCTGGACAATATACAGCTAAAGATTATGGCGGCGACTTTAATTATTTCGACGATCTTATTAATAAAGATAATTTAACGAACTATCAGAATTTATCGGTTTCTGGTGGTAGCGATAAATCAAACTATCGTGGATCATTTACATATAATAAGTTAGATGGTTTTGCAAGAGAAAACAGCAGAGAACAATATCAATTTAGAATGAGCTTAACACAAAAGGGCTTTAAAGATAAAGTTACTGCCATGTTTAATGTTGCTTCGAACATCAATAGGGCCAATTTATTAGGTGGGGGTGGCTGGGAAGCTGTTTTAACCAAAAATCCTACTGAATCGTATTATAATCCTAATGGTTCTTATTTATTTACCAGAAATATTACCAATGAGATTGCTCGTTTAGCACAAGAGACAAGTAAAAGAAATCAGCAAACTTATTCTGTTGATGGTAAAATAGACATAGACATTATGAAAGATCTGAAAGCATCAGCATTTGTTGCTTATCAGAGAAATCAGTTTGTTGATAATCAATATCGTTTACTTGGAAGTCAAAATTCTGTAGAAAATGGTGATGCACCAGGTGGTGGTTATGCTTATAAAGGGACTGAATTAAACGAAAACTTTAACTTTGAGCCAACAATTGAGTACAGTAAAACGATTAAAGATAAACATCGTTTAACTGGTATGATTGGTTATTCTTACCGTTATGAAGTAAACGAATCTTTCAGCGCAAACAACCGCGGCTATACAAACGATATTTTCGAGGAAAACAACTTGGGAAGTGTGCCGGTTGCAGTCAATAGAATCGGTATTGCCAGTAATAAAAACGATAACACTTTAATAGCTTTATTTGGTCGTGTGCACTATACTTTCGATGGTAAAGTTAACTTCGAGGCTGTATTAAGAAGAGAAGGATCATCAAAATTTGGAGCGAACAATAAGTGGGCAAGTTTCCCAGCAGTTTCTGCATCATGGGAAATTACCCGCGAGAAATTTATGGAAAATGCCAAATGGCTTAATTTCTTAAAAATTAGAGCAGGATACGGCGAAACTGGTAACTCTGGCTTTGCAAACTATGCATCTTTAGTAACCTTAAGTACAGGTAATCTCTATCCTTTTCCTGGAGGCCAGTGGCTACAAACTTATGGCCCATCACGTAATCCAAATCCAAATTTAAGATGGGAACGTAAAAAGGAATATAACTTAGGTTTGGACTTTGCCATGTTCAACAACAAATTGAGTGGCTCGGTAGATGTTTTCAAACGTGATATTGAAGATTTACTTTATACTTATACTTCTCCACAACCTCCTTATGTTGCAAGTACTATTTACACTAACGTAGGTACAATTTCTGCAAAAGGTATTGAATTAACGTTGAGTTATGCCGCAATAAAGAATAAAGATTTTTCATGGAATGTTGATTTTGCAGGAAGCACAATTGATAACAAGCTGGTAACTTTTTCAAATGACGAATTCAGAAGAGATATGGAACAATTTGGAGGTATCGGTGGCGCAGGCGATCTCGGTAACGCGTTCCGTACATACGAAGGTCGTAACATTGGCGAATTCTGGGGTAAACGTTTTAACAGCTTCACACCAGATGGTAAATGGTTATTTACTAATCGTGCTGGTCAAGCGGTGCCAAATGCACAAATTAATACGTCTCCTTTCCGTGATCAAACCGATTTGCAGGTTATTGGAAATGCAATTCCTAAATATTACTTGTCACTAGGAAATACTTTTACCTACAAGCAATTTGATTTGAGAATTTTCTTAAGAAGTAAATTAGACTTTGATGTATTAAATACTGTTGCTTTATCTTATGGAAACAAATTCGGAACACAGGGTAACTTATTAAACAGTGCCTTTACTAAATATGCGGAAATCAACGATACGTATATGTATTCTGATTATTATCTGGAAAACGGAAGCTTCTTAAAAGTTGATGAGGTAACTTTAGGTTATACATTCAAATTTAAAGATAAGGCAATCAGAAGCTTACGCTTATATGCCGTTGGTCAAAACCT